One genomic region from Ovis canadensis isolate MfBH-ARS-UI-01 breed Bighorn chromosome 24, ARS-UI_OviCan_v2, whole genome shotgun sequence encodes:
- the AMZ1 gene encoding archaemetzincin-1 — protein sequence MLQCRPAEEFSFGPRALKDALLSTDPALRQLYTAAFSPAERLFLAEAYNPQRTLFGTLLIRTAFDWLLSRPEAPEDFQTFHAALPPRKQSLARKHIYLQPIGLSEGPAGSALLDQLRSCTEAFFLGLQVRCLPSVAAASIHCSRRLGQDPDRLQLHTDGILSFLKSSKPGDALCVLGLTLSDLYPREAWTFTFGTFLPGHEVGVCSFARFSGEFLPRGPSTPDLVEVEAAAGSPEAPLQDGGQTVCFSTLGMVQCCKVTCHELCHLLGLGNCRWLRCLMQGALRVDEALRRPLDLCPICLRKLQHLLGFRLVDRYKRLYAWTQAAAGTQPGPAVVGEPSVSEDTLPCSADSGLCCESDSEPGSSLSEPLSPDAWSQAFPAGLEPDPEDGLGSLASAEGPGEALTEHGRWLAACIQALERDVSEGELEQVDGAVDALAPWDLFTGRLPPPRQDLPCGRDGAGLRRVLGDTFSSLRRRLSARRPSRAESPPRRRKAEDN from the exons ATGCTGCAGTGCCGGCCGGCCGAGGAGTTCAGCTTCGGGCCCCGGGCCCTGAAGGATGCGCTGCTGTCCACCGACCCCGCCCTGCGGCAGCTCTACACAGCCGCCTTCTCCCCGGCCGAGAGGCTCTTCCTGGCTGAGGCCTACAACCCCCAGAGGACACTCTTCGGCACGCTGCTCATCCGCACGGCCTTCGACTGGCTCCTTAGccgcccagaggcccccgaggacttCCAGACCTTCCATGCCGCCCTGCCGCCCCGGAAGCAGAGCCTCGCTCGGAAGCACATTTACCTGCAGCCCATAG GTCTGAGCGAGGGGCCAGCGGGCAGCGCGCTTCTGGACCAGCTGCGGAGCTGCACGGAGGCCTTCTTCCTGGGCCTGCAGGTCAGATGCCTGCCCTCGGTGGCGGCAGCCTCCATCCACTGCTCGCGTCGCCTGGGTCAGGACCCCGACAGGCTCCAGCTCCACACCG ATGGCATCCTGTCCTTCCTGAAGAGCAGCAAGCCGGGGGACGCTCTGTGTGTGCTGGGCCTCACGCTGTCTGACCTGTACCCCCGCGAGGCCTGGACCTTCACCTTCGGCACGTTCCTTCCAGGGCACG AAGTGGGTGTCTGCAGCTTTGCCCGGTTCTCGGGGGAGTTCCTGCCGCGGGGGCCCAGCACGCCTGACCTGGTGGAGGTAGAGGCGGCCGCAGGTAGCCCCGAGGCGCCCCTGCAGGATGGAGGCCAGACCGTGTGCTTCAGCACCCTGGGGATGGTCCAGTGCTGCAAG GTCACGTGCCACGAGCTGTGTCACCTTCTGGGCCTGGGGAACTGCCGCTGGCTCCGCTGCCTCATGCAGGGCGCGCTGCGCGTGGACGAGGCCCTGCGCCGGCCCCTGGACCTCTGTCCCATCTGCCTGCGCAAGCTGCAGCACCTGCTGGGCTTCAGGCTGGTGGACAGGTACAag AGACTCTACGCCTGGACACAAGCGGCAGCGGGGACGCAGCCGGGCCCGGCGGTGGTAGGGGAACCGTCCGTGTCGGAGGACACCCTGCCCTGCAGCGCAGACTCGGGGCTGTGTTGTGAGAGCGACTCGGAGCCAGGCAGCAGCCTGTCGGAGCCCCTGTCCCCTGACGCCTGGAGCCAGGCCTTCCCAGCGGGCCTCGAGCCGGATCCCGAGGACGGGCTGGGCTCCCTTGCATCCGCGGAGGGTCCAGGGGAGGCCCTGACAGAGCACGGGCGCTGGCTGGCCGCCTGCATCCAGGCCCTGGAGAGGGATGTGAGCGAGGGGGAGCTGGAGCAGGTGGACGGTGCCGTGGACGCGCTGGCCCCCTGGGACCTGTTCACAGGGCGGCTCCCGCCCCCCCGGCAGGACCTGCCCTGTGGCCGTGATGGTGCGGGGCTGCGCAGGGTCCTGGGGGACACGTTCTCCTCCCTCCGGAGGAGGCTGAGCGCTCGCAGGCCATCCAGGGCCGAGTCGCCCCCCCGGCGCCGGAAGGCAGAGGACAACTAG